The following DNA comes from Syntrophorhabdales bacterium.
CTCCCTCCGAACATAAGACGGGTCCCGAGAGACTCCCGCAATGCTTCGCTCAGGAAAGGTTGAACCGTGTTCGCCATTATTCATGCAATTTTTGACAATGCCAGTATCCTGTCAGTCTATCACAAGCTGCAATGTCGTTCCTACAGATACGTGCCGTCTTTGACCCAGGCGGCAAGTGCGGCGAGACCTTTCTCGAGGTCGTATTCGGGCACGTAGCCGAACTCCTCAGCGATTCTCGTGTTGTCGAGAGCAGCGTCGATGTCGAAGGCTGTTTTGGTGATGGTGGAAACCCCGCTCGCGAGCGTTATCTTTGTGTCAGGCATTATTTTTTCGAGTGCCCGGGCTACTTCCCCAAGGGTCTGATGCTTGCCGAAACCGATGTTGTAGAGATCGTGTCTTAACTTCTCGGCGCAATGAATTAACCCATGCACCCGGGCACAGTCTCTCACGTATATGAAGTCATGCCCTTCGTCTCCGTTGACATCCCTGAATACTGTGGACTGCCCCTTCACGACCGCGGTCACCATGCGAAGGATCGGGTTTCTGCCGGCGGTATAGAGCGGGCCGTAGATGCGCGACGGCCTGGTGATCACTATGTCCATCTTGTATTCTTTCTGGTAGATGAAGCAGAGGAGTTCTGCCATCTTTTTCGTGGCCGGTATGTAGCGGTCCGAGCGCGCCCAGAAGAACTCCTCCTCTTTCAGGGGGGTGGAACCTTTACGTCCCTGGTTTACGCCTTCCGAACTGACGAACGTAATTCTGCCCACGTCCATGAGGCGCGCGGCTTCCAGTATATTGGCTGTTCCGGTCACGTTCACTTCCGTAGCCTGATAGAGGCTGCCTCTGCCTTCGTAGATCGACGCGCAATGTATGATGCTCTTCACCCTGTATTTCTTGACGGCATCGCAAATGGTGGTTATGGCGGTAACATCCATGGGCGCGATCTGGAGGCCTTTCCCTAGGTAAGGCGCCAGTATGGTCGGCACTTCCACATTCCGGTTGCGGGTCAGAAGTACCTCCTGCCCGTT
Coding sequences within:
- a CDS encoding NAD(P)-dependent oxidoreductase, which encodes MILITGGLGFLGGNLGKYLLDNGQEVLLTRNRNVEVPTILAPYLGKGLQIAPMDVTAITTICDAVKKYRVKSIIHCASIYEGRGSLYQATEVNVTGTANILEAARLMDVGRITFVSSEGVNQGRKGSTPLKEEEFFWARSDRYIPATKKMAELLCFIYQKEYKMDIVITRPSRIYGPLYTAGRNPILRMVTAVVKGQSTVFRDVNGDEGHDFIYVRDCARVHGLIHCAEKLRHDLYNIGFGKHQTLGEVARALEKIMPDTKITLASGVSTITKTAFDIDAALDNTRIAEEFGYVPEYDLEKGLAALAAWVKDGTYL